One window from the genome of Desulforamulus ruminis DSM 2154 encodes:
- a CDS encoding type II secretion system protein, with protein sequence MVKNVKSRIKGLLKSQSGFTLIELIIVVGIMGFLVAMIAPRLAGVMSGAVDQVCDSNQTRLQQVLGTYTEKNNNIPAGLTNLVIEESAGNYVAMNAAGMVDDNDKSNGAEVFSSEFIGGVKATLHTLNAAEAEELRGMGITSLFNLNVSKAVTEYNGNEMSWNENIPDSTVGFMAPAEIEEGLTVMMYGGGSTDTAANASALSGELRQPDLAYRIILGVGPESNLVKEGLITKAGMCPGGLQRSDHFAYNNYNIALPRLAETVKRLPATEVEFEDGLTGRTTTFEFEAQEPYQATTLCPEGHTIAGTAGEWTVAP encoded by the coding sequence ATGGTTAAAAATGTAAAGAGCAGGATTAAAGGCCTGCTGAAGAGCCAGAGCGGTTTTACCTTGATTGAATTGATTATCGTAGTGGGCATCATGGGTTTCCTTGTGGCCATGATCGCTCCCCGGTTAGCCGGTGTTATGAGCGGCGCCGTAGATCAGGTGTGCGACTCCAACCAGACACGCCTGCAGCAGGTGCTGGGTACCTATACCGAAAAAAACAACAACATTCCTGCTGGCTTAACCAACCTGGTCATTGAGGAATCTGCTGGAAACTATGTGGCGATGAATGCGGCTGGTATGGTTGATGATAACGACAAAAGCAACGGGGCGGAGGTATTTTCCTCCGAGTTCATTGGGGGCGTGAAGGCTACACTTCATACATTGAATGCTGCTGAAGCTGAAGAACTTAGAGGTATGGGTATTACAAGTCTGTTTAACTTGAATGTTAGTAAAGCGGTAACAGAATATAACGGTAACGAAATGAGTTGGAATGAGAATATTCCTGACAGCACGGTCGGTTTTATGGCCCCGGCTGAGATTGAAGAAGGCCTAACGGTGATGATGTACGGCGGTGGAAGTACAGATACTGCTGCAAACGCTAGTGCACTTAGTGGTGAACTCCGTCAGCCGGACTTGGCTTACCGTATTATCTTGGGTGTAGGTCCGGAAAGCAATTTGGTAAAAGAGGGATTAATTACTAAGGCCGGTATGTGCCCCGGCGGCTTGCAGCGCAGCGATCACTTTGCCTACAACAACTACAATATTGCATTGCCTAGGTTAGCGGAAACGGTTAAACGTTTACCGGCGACTGAGGTGGAGTTTGAGGACGGCCTTACCGGTCGTACAACGACATTCGAATTTGAGGCCCAGGAGCCTTATCAGGCTACTACCCTTTGCCCGGAAGGTCACACCATTGCCGGGACTGCCGGAGAATGGACGGTCGCTCCTTAA
- a CDS encoding GspE/PulE family protein, which produces MAKQKLGEFLLDRGVLQQNELTIALRLQRNEKKKLGSILVEQGFLNEEQLTSLMAEFFKLPLFTLKDVVLSPELMSAVPQAVALKNRIVPVLVKEDEIFVACAEPVNKFILENLRRMNGKRINPVYMADSELSLVLKQVYPDCAGTETSVLPEENVDPAGPDYAMKVLDNTILKAIALGASDLHMEPEKNGLRIRVRVDGVLRSIDNIPAVASPLVISRLKVLSNMNIAERRSPQDGGFAFQEEDGEPTNIRVSTLPCARGEKAVLRLLPSQERILNLEELGMEEDVVEALRSVLALPYGLILVTGPTGSGKTFTLYAALKYLRSDDVNIITIEDPIELQMEGINQSQVDDSSKKMTFSNTLRAILRQDPNIIMLGEIRDGETAKLALQAALTGHLVISTLHTNDAASAVDRLIDMGCERFLVGSALRAVLAQRLVRLICPRCRRKYKPTTGELLALGLNSDYQTEFYAGDGCPFCHGTGYKGRTAVTEFLVIDRDLQKLIAQGADTVAVKEYARDKMRSMRMDGIIKLRRGITTVSEVLKETVEW; this is translated from the coding sequence ATGGCGAAACAAAAACTGGGGGAATTTTTACTGGACCGGGGTGTTCTGCAGCAAAATGAACTGACCATTGCCCTGCGTCTCCAACGCAATGAGAAAAAGAAACTGGGCAGCATTCTGGTGGAACAGGGATTTCTGAACGAAGAGCAGTTGACTTCTCTGATGGCGGAATTTTTTAAACTGCCTTTGTTTACCTTGAAGGATGTGGTCTTAAGCCCGGAGTTAATGTCCGCGGTGCCCCAGGCGGTGGCTCTTAAAAACCGTATTGTACCGGTGCTGGTAAAAGAAGACGAAATATTTGTGGCTTGTGCGGAGCCGGTAAACAAATTTATTTTGGAAAACCTGCGCCGGATGAACGGGAAACGGATCAATCCGGTGTACATGGCGGATTCTGAACTGTCTCTGGTGCTGAAACAGGTTTATCCGGACTGTGCCGGGACCGAAACCTCCGTGCTTCCGGAGGAAAACGTAGATCCGGCGGGGCCGGATTACGCCATGAAGGTACTGGATAACACCATTTTGAAAGCCATTGCCCTGGGAGCCTCGGACCTGCACATGGAGCCGGAAAAAAACGGTTTGAGAATCCGGGTGCGGGTGGACGGAGTTCTGAGAAGCATTGATAACATCCCTGCGGTGGCGTCCCCGCTGGTTATTTCCAGGCTGAAGGTGTTAAGCAACATGAATATTGCCGAGAGACGCAGTCCCCAGGACGGTGGGTTTGCTTTTCAAGAGGAAGACGGCGAACCTACGAACATCCGGGTGTCGACCTTGCCCTGCGCAAGGGGGGAAAAAGCCGTACTGCGGCTGCTGCCTTCCCAGGAGCGGATTTTAAACCTGGAGGAATTGGGCATGGAAGAAGACGTGGTGGAGGCTTTGCGCAGTGTCCTTGCGCTGCCCTATGGTTTAATTCTGGTAACGGGCCCCACCGGCAGCGGGAAAACCTTCACTCTTTACGCTGCGCTGAAATATTTGCGCAGCGACGATGTAAATATTATCACCATTGAGGACCCCATTGAACTACAGATGGAGGGTATAAACCAGTCCCAGGTGGACGATTCTTCTAAAAAGATGACTTTCAGCAATACCTTAAGGGCCATTTTACGTCAGGACCCCAACATTATTATGCTGGGAGAAATTCGGGATGGGGAAACCGCTAAGCTGGCCCTCCAGGCAGCCCTCACCGGGCACTTGGTAATTTCCACACTGCATACCAATGACGCCGCCAGCGCTGTGGATCGTCTGATTGATATGGGCTGCGAGCGTTTTTTGGTGGGTTCCGCCCTCAGGGCTGTATTGGCCCAGCGTTTGGTACGCCTAATATGCCCCCGCTGCCGCCGTAAATATAAGCCGACGACCGGCGAACTGCTGGCGCTGGGTCTGAATTCAGATTACCAAACGGAATTTTATGCGGGAGACGGATGTCCTTTCTGTCATGGAACCGGGTATAAGGGCAGAACGGCCGTTACAGAGTTTCTGGTGATTGACCGTGATCTGCAGAAATTGATTGCCCAGGGCGCCGATACGGTGGCCGTAAAAGAATATGCCAGAGACAAAATGCGCTCCATGCGTATGGACGGGATTATTAAGTTGCGCCGGGGTATAACCACTGTTTCCGAGGTGCTCAAGGAAACGGTGGAGTGGTAA
- a CDS encoding type II secretion system protein, with protein MFKRVPQYKEAGFTLLELIIVVAILGFLAAMIVPFAGHLNKSQRVQMTREKLESIREALLGPENTYDSQGLRVIGGYVGDLGELPKLYPSRWDDATRAWVWDSMEEEMYGTGQPRALWAGGTAGESPGAGWKGPYLLPPRDPYPEDVKGLSWSRIEERRLIEQRQVEGKLSDAWGQVLYFIKEGMGPDASLLIVSAGPDGRIRLPDEETPGYNAAVEENQDNIILQIRHTEWDEGINQRYLGEETRRRLERIREALLGPDDAFDPVGRRLVGGYLGDVGRWPQLWEWREGDWKSVSFEGHEDGEEIMGQPRGLWIWHEGEGIAEPNPGFEWRGPYLTKPWGKGEEEVLRDAWGTPLRFALSPEGDPDTLTVTSAGADKDFDAEEDNQALQIKRNQWLVEGMQVSGSVKNETPKKYIYNEESGQWEPAPADQQPPDAVFKIKLYCRPEGEPLELTLNVPAGESRSFGLTGEMCAGRRKIETEVSEPVFSEVFIGSGRTQSPPEEKLVFIVQSE; from the coding sequence ATGTTCAAAAGGGTACCTCAATACAAGGAAGCCGGATTTACGCTGCTGGAGCTGATTATCGTGGTGGCCATTTTAGGCTTCCTGGCGGCGATGATTGTTCCCTTTGCCGGGCACCTCAATAAAAGCCAGCGGGTCCAAATGACCCGGGAGAAGCTGGAGTCTATCCGGGAGGCTCTCCTAGGACCGGAAAATACCTATGATTCTCAAGGGCTGAGGGTAATCGGCGGTTATGTGGGGGATCTGGGAGAACTGCCCAAGCTGTACCCTTCCCGATGGGATGATGCTACCAGGGCCTGGGTTTGGGATTCGATGGAGGAAGAAATGTACGGGACGGGCCAACCCCGGGCCCTTTGGGCCGGGGGGACGGCGGGTGAAAGCCCAGGCGCCGGCTGGAAGGGCCCCTATCTTCTCCCTCCCCGAGACCCTTATCCGGAGGATGTCAAAGGACTGAGCTGGAGCCGGATAGAGGAACGACGGCTCATTGAACAGCGGCAGGTAGAAGGGAAACTGAGCGATGCCTGGGGACAGGTGCTTTATTTTATAAAGGAGGGAATGGGTCCCGATGCCAGTTTGCTGATTGTCAGTGCCGGACCAGACGGTAGGATTAGACTGCCCGACGAGGAAACCCCTGGCTATAATGCGGCGGTGGAAGAAAATCAGGACAATATTATCCTGCAGATACGGCATACCGAGTGGGACGAGGGGATTAACCAAAGGTATCTGGGAGAAGAAACACGCCGCCGGCTGGAACGTATCCGGGAAGCGTTGCTGGGACCGGACGATGCCTTTGATCCGGTGGGCCGCCGTCTGGTGGGGGGATACTTGGGCGATGTCGGCCGTTGGCCTCAATTGTGGGAGTGGAGGGAAGGGGATTGGAAGTCGGTGAGTTTCGAAGGGCATGAGGACGGAGAAGAAATTATGGGTCAGCCCCGGGGTCTGTGGATTTGGCATGAAGGAGAGGGGATTGCTGAACCAAATCCCGGTTTTGAGTGGCGCGGTCCTTATCTAACCAAACCCTGGGGTAAGGGCGAGGAGGAAGTTCTGCGGGATGCCTGGGGCACCCCCCTGCGTTTTGCCTTGTCTCCGGAGGGAGACCCCGATACCCTGACGGTTACCAGTGCCGGAGCCGATAAGGATTTTGATGCCGAGGAAGACAATCAGGCATTGCAAATAAAAAGGAATCAATGGTTGGTTGAGGGGATGCAGGTAAGCGGTAGCGTAAAAAATGAGACTCCCAAAAAATATATTTATAATGAAGAGTCCGGCCAATGGGAGCCGGCTCCGGCCGACCAGCAGCCGCCCGATGCAGTATTCAAGATTAAACTCTACTGCCGTCCCGAAGGGGAACCGCTGGAGCTTACTTTGAATGTGCCGGCCGGAGAAAGCCGCTCCTTTGGCCTGACCGGAGAAATGTGCGCGGGCAGGCGTAAAATTGAAACGGAAGTCTCGGAGCCTGTTTTTTCCGAAGTGTTCATCGGGTCCGGCAGAACCCAGTCTCCCCCCGAAGAAAAGCTGGTTTTCATTGTTCAATCGGAATAA
- a CDS encoding type IV pilus twitching motility protein PilT, with product MTQQCPAMGNRPVFHLEELLQRARKLDSSDLHLTADMPPVMRINGRLQSLEEYKRLSAADIKRLLYDILTPRQIEVLEKRLSVDLAISFSSSGRFRVNAYYQRGAITSVLRRLSDDIPQLEELNLPSSVFSLPDLKNGLVLVTGTTGSGKSTTLAAIIDRINHKYSHNIITIEDPIEYVHYNHRSIINQRELHTDVDSFADALRSALRADPDVILVGEMRDLETIRAAIMAAETGHLVFSTLHSRDVVSSINRMVGVFPTDEQTRISQQLSLSLKAVLSQQLLPRANGKGRVLATEVMPVTPAISNLIRLSKQEHIYMSIETGRKLGMQTMDQCLEELYKAALIDGHTAVKAANNPLLMQQKLGLR from the coding sequence ATGACACAACAGTGTCCTGCTATGGGAAACAGACCTGTGTTTCATTTGGAGGAATTGCTTCAAAGGGCCAGGAAGCTAGACAGCTCCGACCTCCACCTTACGGCCGACATGCCGCCGGTGATGCGAATCAACGGCAGACTCCAGTCCCTGGAGGAATACAAGCGGCTTTCTGCCGCCGACATCAAGCGGTTGTTGTACGACATCCTGACGCCCCGGCAGATTGAGGTGCTGGAAAAAAGATTATCGGTGGATCTGGCCATCAGCTTCAGCAGCAGCGGACGGTTCCGGGTGAATGCCTATTACCAGCGGGGCGCCATTACCAGCGTACTGCGGCGTCTTTCCGACGACATTCCCCAGTTGGAAGAATTAAATCTGCCGTCTTCGGTATTTTCCCTGCCGGATTTGAAAAACGGTCTGGTGCTGGTGACGGGAACCACAGGCAGCGGTAAATCGACCACCCTGGCTGCCATCATCGACCGCATTAATCATAAATACAGCCATAATATTATTACCATTGAAGATCCCATTGAGTATGTTCATTATAACCACCGGAGCATTATCAACCAGCGGGAGCTGCATACCGATGTGGATTCCTTTGCAGATGCCCTGCGCTCCGCCCTGCGGGCGGACCCCGACGTTATTCTGGTGGGTGAAATGCGTGATTTAGAGACCATCCGCGCTGCCATTATGGCTGCGGAAACAGGGCACCTGGTCTTTTCCACATTGCACTCTCGGGATGTGGTTTCCTCCATCAACCGAATGGTAGGGGTGTTTCCCACCGATGAACAGACCCGGATCAGCCAGCAGTTATCTTTGTCTTTAAAGGCAGTCCTTTCCCAGCAACTGCTGCCCCGGGCCAACGGCAAGGGGCGCGTTCTGGCGACGGAAGTCATGCCGGTGACCCCGGCCATCAGCAATCTCATCCGATTATCAAAACAGGAGCATATTTATATGAGTATTGAAACAGGGAGAAAACTCGGGATGCAGACCATGGACCAATGCTTGGAAGAACTGTATAAAGCCGCCCTCATTGACGGGCACACCGCAGTAAAAGCCGCCAACAACCCGCTGCTGATGCAGCAAAAATTAGGACTCCGGTAA
- a CDS encoding prepilin peptidase: protein MSFVIISFIFGSIIGSFLNVLIYRLPHKMSVAYPSSHCPLCKHRLRLPDLFPLLSYIVFRGRCRHCGGRISLRYPAVELLCALGFLLLAYRLGPGWHFMAMALLYSGLLACSFIDLDYKIIPDKILLFLSLAGLPLILVQHHTGAVRYIAGALLGGLLLLLPALVSRGGMGGGDIKLAGVIGLYLGWQKILLVLFSASVLAALSGAAWVLVKKKSFRESMPFGPFLAAGAMAAILWGDTLIKWYMDMYWQ, encoded by the coding sequence ATGTCTTTTGTCATAATCAGTTTTATTTTTGGCTCCATAATAGGCAGTTTCCTTAATGTTTTAATCTACCGCTTGCCGCATAAAATGTCGGTAGCCTATCCTTCTTCCCATTGTCCCCTGTGCAAGCATCGTTTAAGGCTGCCCGACCTGTTTCCTCTTCTCAGTTACATAGTGTTCCGGGGCCGCTGCAGGCACTGCGGCGGGAGGATATCCCTCCGGTATCCTGCTGTGGAACTGCTGTGTGCTCTGGGGTTCCTGCTGCTGGCTTATCGTCTTGGACCTGGATGGCATTTTATGGCCATGGCGCTCCTTTATTCTGGACTATTAGCATGTTCCTTTATTGATCTTGATTACAAAATTATACCGGATAAGATCCTTTTGTTTCTAAGCCTGGCTGGGCTGCCGTTAATTCTGGTTCAGCATCACACCGGCGCAGTCCGGTATATAGCGGGGGCTTTGCTGGGAGGACTGCTTCTGTTATTGCCGGCCCTGGTCTCAAGAGGTGGAATGGGCGGAGGGGATATTAAACTGGCAGGGGTTATCGGTTTATATCTGGGCTGGCAGAAAATACTGCTGGTGCTGTTCTCCGCCTCGGTTCTAGCAGCTCTGTCCGGTGCGGCCTGGGTTTTGGTTAAAAAAAAATCTTTTCGTGAATCCATGCCCTTTGGGCCCTTTCTGGCAGCAGGAGCCATGGCTGCGATTCTCTGGGGGGATACCTTGATAAAATGGTATATGGATATGTATTGGCAGTGA
- a CDS encoding helix-turn-helix domain-containing protein, whose product MAGSMAKQYEVNSSAPDVSCVCEGFNRAYNEGCGAYSFQIPQELGSGHLKQLSGGRNARVMDFDIRLARQVELNGVSRVPHLDMLFCLGDDVYWELPQTGKEFAILSGEGYIGACRENVKRCVYPARCDIHLIEIKMPLEKINDFLGEIQEGCHFYCHSSKMEPFGKFRITPSIQVILQQMLKCPYQASLKRLYMEGKLLELVAVYLNETVYQTAKIPQSLPLSSDDVKSLYRAKEILDENLAQPLPLSRLAKRVCLNEYKLKKGFKELFGVPVYTYVLDQRLELARLLLEEKKLRVSDVAGLVGYGNMSHFAAAFRKKYGINPSDYLKNVNA is encoded by the coding sequence ATGGCAGGGTCCATGGCCAAACAATATGAAGTGAACAGCTCGGCCCCGGATGTTTCCTGTGTTTGTGAGGGGTTTAACCGGGCCTATAATGAAGGCTGCGGCGCATATAGTTTTCAAATTCCGCAGGAATTGGGCAGCGGCCATTTGAAGCAGTTGTCCGGAGGCCGCAATGCAAGGGTTATGGATTTTGATATCCGACTGGCCCGTCAGGTAGAACTCAATGGTGTTTCAAGGGTACCCCATCTGGATATGCTCTTTTGTCTTGGCGATGATGTGTATTGGGAACTGCCCCAGACGGGCAAAGAATTTGCAATTTTATCCGGTGAAGGCTATATCGGTGCCTGCCGGGAGAACGTGAAAAGGTGTGTTTACCCCGCCCGATGCGACATTCATTTAATTGAAATTAAGATGCCGTTAGAAAAAATAAACGATTTCCTGGGAGAGATTCAGGAAGGCTGCCATTTTTACTGCCATTCTTCAAAAATGGAGCCCTTCGGGAAATTTAGAATAACACCGTCCATCCAGGTTATTTTACAGCAGATGCTGAAATGCCCTTATCAGGCTTCTTTAAAGCGTTTATATATGGAAGGGAAATTGCTGGAGCTTGTAGCCGTATATTTAAATGAAACGGTTTACCAGACGGCAAAGATTCCGCAAAGCCTCCCTTTGTCTTCAGATGATGTGAAAAGCCTTTATAGGGCTAAGGAGATTCTTGATGAGAACCTGGCGCAGCCGCTTCCTTTAAGCCGCCTGGCAAAGCGAGTCTGCCTGAATGAATACAAATTAAAGAAAGGATTTAAAGAATTGTTTGGGGTGCCGGTGTATACTTATGTTTTGGATCAACGGCTGGAGCTGGCAAGATTGCTTTTAGAGGAGAAAAAGCTGCGCGTCAGTGATGTGGCAGGGTTGGTGGGTTACGGAAATATGAGTCATTTCGCCGCAGCTTTCCGAAAGAAATATGGAATCAATCCCAGCGACTACTTAAAGAATGTGAATGCCTGA
- a CDS encoding O-antigen ligase family protein: MESKIRGLERLGRLEFKYIILLFMVCLYPLAVIPHSFDFYGPYPDYFYAPRYVLLGTAALLALIVLIKERAAINHRVALPLGGFVLFALTATLLAAYPVTAWVGSPLRYTGFSTYIFCLILFLLASRANREKLLPCMAAAAALVSLLAVLQLLDLNLVPREDLRQGITAYGTLGTPDNVGTYAAFVLPAALYLYIARQQSRWLTVIALIYGGLLLSFTWGAWIGALAGMAAVGLCYRRTGHKGLWLRLAGLLLMVTLLFAAGTEVWDLQKRVGVVNPWEQLIVMQNTGKLFLSSWEFGLGPDHLFHVIRILPMVPLLDKTPNLYLETAVTLGGFALAAYLIFLGNILWRGRKDVLLAMMIVYLVQGLFYSEGLLLMPLFWIVLGLSQNGRGIEKPQS; this comes from the coding sequence TTGGAAAGTAAGATCCGGGGGCTTGAGCGGTTAGGAAGGTTGGAGTTTAAATACATAATTTTACTGTTTATGGTCTGCCTGTATCCTTTGGCGGTAATTCCCCACTCCTTTGATTTTTATGGTCCCTACCCGGACTATTTTTATGCTCCCCGGTACGTGCTGCTGGGGACCGCAGCCCTGCTGGCCCTGATTGTATTGATAAAGGAGCGGGCAGCTATAAACCACAGGGTGGCATTGCCCCTGGGGGGCTTTGTTTTGTTCGCTCTGACGGCCACTCTGCTGGCGGCCTACCCGGTAACCGCCTGGGTGGGTTCACCCCTGAGATATACCGGTTTCAGCACTTATATTTTTTGCCTAATCCTTTTTCTTTTAGCCTCCCGGGCCAACCGGGAGAAACTACTGCCCTGCATGGCGGCGGCGGCGGCCCTGGTTTCGCTGCTGGCGGTACTGCAGTTGCTGGACCTCAATCTGGTGCCCAGGGAGGACCTGCGCCAGGGGATAACGGCCTACGGCACCTTGGGCACCCCGGATAATGTAGGCACTTACGCCGCCTTTGTGCTGCCGGCGGCCCTCTACCTGTATATCGCCAGGCAGCAATCCCGGTGGTTAACGGTAATTGCGCTGATCTATGGCGGGTTACTGCTGAGCTTCACCTGGGGAGCCTGGATTGGTGCTTTGGCGGGGATGGCGGCAGTGGGTTTATGCTACCGCCGGACCGGCCATAAAGGCCTGTGGCTGCGGTTGGCCGGTCTGCTGCTGATGGTGACTCTGCTTTTTGCCGCAGGGACGGAGGTATGGGATCTTCAGAAACGGGTTGGTGTAGTGAACCCGTGGGAACAGCTTATTGTTATGCAAAATACTGGAAAACTGTTTTTGAGCAGTTGGGAATTTGGCCTTGGGCCGGATCATCTGTTTCACGTAATAAGAATACTGCCCATGGTGCCGCTGCTGGATAAGACGCCCAATCTGTATCTGGAAACGGCCGTCACCCTGGGAGGCTTTGCTCTGGCGGCTTATCTGATTTTCCTGGGCAATATTCTTTGGCGGGGGCGGAAGGATGTGCTGCTGGCTATGATGATTGTCTATCTGGTGCAGGGGCTTTTCTATTCCGAGGGACTGCTTTTAATGCCCCTGTTTTGGATTGTGCTGGGGCTGAGCCAAAACGGCAGGGGTATTGAAAAACCGCAGTCCTAG